A stretch of the Aegilops tauschii subsp. strangulata cultivar AL8/78 chromosome 4, Aet v6.0, whole genome shotgun sequence genome encodes the following:
- the LOC109778837 gene encoding uncharacterized protein: MATSSGDQSSPRAASDLAVLPSYPEMIVEAIASLREPNGSSQAAIARRIEAARGAGVDLPPSHPALVAAHLSRMSAAAELVAVAGGKYALPPPPPPSRSPVEEDDMEPEGEEEDDDESSDDAPLPLPLPPPPPAKRGRGRPPKVRPPGYYPGGPPAAIGAPPSDGLAVVAVATAPRRRGRPPKPRDPDAPPKIPRPRGRPRKNPLPDGMAPVPRPGPTTAKPRPQFAEVGFV, encoded by the exons ATGGCCACCTCCAGCGGCGACCAGTCGTCGCCCCGCGCGGCCTCCGACCTCGCCGTCCTCCCCTCCTACCCCGAG ATGATCGTGGAGGCCATCGCGTCGCTCCGGGAGCCCAACGGCTCCAGCCAGGCCGCCATCGCGCGCCGCATCGAGGCGGCCCGCGGCGCCGGCGTCGACCTCCCGCCGTCCCACcccgcgctcgtcgccgcgcACCTCTCCCGCATgtccgccgccgccgagctcgtcgccgtcgccggggGCAAGTACGCGCTCCCCCCTCCACCGCCGCCCTCGAGGTCCCCCGTCGAGGAGGACGACATGGAGccggagggggaggaggaggacgacgacgaatCCTCTGACGAcgcgccgctgccgctgccgctgccgccccCGCCTCCCGCCAAGCGCGGCCGCGGCCGGCCCCCGAAGGTGCGCCCGCCAGGCTACTACCCCGGGGGGCCTCCCGCCGCCATCGGCGCCCCTCCTAGCGACGGACTAGCCGTCGTCGCTGTCGCCACCGCGCCCCGCCGGCGGGGCCGCCCGCCCAAGCCGCGGGACCCAGACGCGCCGCCCAAGATCCCGCGCCCGCGCGGCCGGCCGCGCAAGAACCCGCTCCCGGACGGCATGGCGCCGGTCCCGCGGCCCGGCCCCACCACGGCCAAGCCGCGCCCGCAGTTCGCCGAGGTGGGCTTCGTGTGA